From a single Marinobacter sp. THAF197a genomic region:
- a CDS encoding oligosaccharide flippase family protein, with protein MIRTLLVNTGSNVLVMFVKLVITFIMTPVFVHNLGKYDYGLWEMIGAVIGYMGILDLGLRPAISRYAARHLAEKDETALQSVYMSALAFMVVVGLLLFVFFFSWGFWFGGALAPEGEPHQKYTLFLIIIGAYLLISFPGYVAESYLEGFQKYYLKNNITIVNSVVGSVLLYSLITPENGLVLLAGINAIGLTVKYLLFMWILSRPAYGAIRAQLGMFSWVRLRELIVFGFKSFVQGIATRVENATDVLVIGLILGPAMVPFYSIPANLTQHIRGLGWTLTHAFMPLFSGLSVKAEDEMIRRVFLVSSRYVVSIVFAMGTGALLLGVPFINIWLGPEFGEKAKYLIIFLVFFTILPFINPFASRYLTAINKHGIFARLTPIAAIMNIGLSLVLVNPYGLEGVAFASVVPGLIFVPLYLRYTCRHLELPVWKYLRVSVLPAFVPAGTMALILLGMGEYLIYDSYADIVAGALLSSLAWLVAFWLLVLNREERTYLGIRIIRMAGRK; from the coding sequence ATGATACGTACTTTGCTAGTCAATACTGGCTCAAACGTCCTGGTCATGTTCGTAAAGCTGGTCATTACTTTCATTATGACCCCCGTATTTGTCCACAACCTGGGCAAATACGATTACGGCCTGTGGGAAATGATTGGTGCGGTTATTGGCTACATGGGCATACTCGATCTTGGCCTTCGCCCCGCTATAAGCCGTTATGCCGCCAGGCACCTGGCAGAGAAGGATGAAACCGCACTTCAGTCTGTCTATATGTCTGCGCTCGCATTCATGGTGGTGGTCGGCCTACTGTTGTTTGTGTTCTTTTTCTCATGGGGATTTTGGTTTGGCGGTGCATTGGCCCCGGAGGGTGAGCCCCATCAGAAGTACACCTTGTTCCTCATTATTATTGGCGCCTACCTGCTGATTTCTTTTCCTGGGTACGTGGCAGAAAGCTACCTTGAAGGCTTTCAGAAGTACTACCTGAAGAACAACATTACCATTGTGAACTCGGTAGTGGGCTCTGTGCTGCTGTATAGCCTGATTACACCGGAAAACGGATTGGTGCTTTTGGCGGGTATTAATGCCATTGGTCTTACGGTGAAGTATCTGCTGTTTATGTGGATTCTTTCGCGCCCAGCCTACGGTGCCATTCGCGCGCAGCTGGGGATGTTTTCCTGGGTACGGTTGCGAGAGCTTATCGTATTCGGGTTCAAGTCGTTTGTTCAGGGTATAGCAACCCGTGTTGAGAATGCGACAGACGTTCTGGTCATCGGCTTGATTCTGGGGCCGGCCATGGTGCCGTTTTACAGCATACCCGCAAATCTAACGCAACACATTCGCGGATTGGGCTGGACGTTGACTCATGCTTTTATGCCCCTGTTCAGTGGGTTAAGTGTCAAGGCTGAAGACGAGATGATCCGTCGAGTATTCCTTGTGTCATCCCGATACGTGGTCAGCATCGTGTTTGCCATGGGTACGGGTGCGCTGCTGCTTGGCGTCCCGTTCATTAATATTTGGCTTGGCCCTGAGTTTGGTGAGAAGGCGAAGTATCTGATTATTTTTCTGGTTTTCTTCACCATTCTTCCTTTTATCAATCCCTTTGCCAGCCGCTATCTCACGGCCATAAACAAGCATGGTATTTTTGCCAGGCTTACCCCCATCGCTGCCATTATGAATATCGGGCTTAGCCTGGTTCTGGTGAATCCTTATGGTCTGGAAGGTGTGGCTTTTGCCTCAGTGGTACCTGGACTGATCTTTGTGCCTTTGTATCTCCGCTATACCTGTAGACATTTGGAGCTCCCAGTTTGGAAATACCTCCGTGTGTCTGTGCTGCCTGCATTTGTGCCGGCAGGGACCATGGCATTGATTCTATTGGGTATGGGGGAGTATCTGATCTATGATTCCTACGCTGATATTGTTGCCGGCGCACTTCTGAGCAGTCTTGCCTGGCTTGTGGCGTTTTGGTTACTGGTGTTAAACAGGGAAGAGCGAACGTATCTGGGTATCCGGATCATTCGTATGGCGGGAAGGAAATAA
- a CDS encoding glycosyltransferase family 4 protein, giving the protein MCALQPGGGIKTFLRYIYSQPCFDDCEFVLFAPDNGLSSYLNAVVGDDRIEVIPAPQNSWDFAVALRGVMRTREHDLVHSHGFGAGVLTEIVRTLSSRSPHLMTAHDVFLDSQFAGLKGNVRKLAMARLFGRIDRIHTVTEDATRNFSDFFPGVCTERLKPILHGVDTDLFSQGEPADLRFELGISASTPLIGFFGRFMGQKGFRTLVHAMLAIKQEGIEPLPRVLTFGWGGFIREDYEYLTSLGLADDFVQMPATDNMPSMIKAVDMVVMPSRWEACGLLAMEVLSAGVPLISTDCIGLREVVAGSPTRIFPPGSAEGLSVAIKAEIAAPSKDYFSDYQQTAIARFHIGRPASELRALYDELAGQTS; this is encoded by the coding sequence ATGTGTGCTCTGCAGCCAGGGGGGGGGATAAAGACATTTCTCAGATACATATATTCCCAGCCTTGCTTTGATGACTGCGAGTTTGTCCTGTTTGCGCCAGACAATGGCTTGTCATCGTACCTTAATGCTGTGGTTGGGGATGATCGAATTGAGGTGATTCCCGCTCCTCAGAATTCGTGGGATTTCGCTGTTGCACTAAGAGGCGTCATGAGAACCAGGGAGCATGACCTGGTTCATTCCCATGGATTTGGCGCAGGCGTACTGACCGAAATTGTAAGAACCTTGTCCAGCCGGTCGCCGCACTTGATGACGGCTCATGATGTCTTTCTTGACTCACAATTTGCAGGGTTGAAAGGAAATGTTCGCAAACTGGCTATGGCGCGGCTTTTTGGTCGAATAGACCGTATTCACACGGTAACAGAGGACGCGACCAGAAACTTCAGCGACTTTTTCCCCGGAGTTTGTACTGAGCGGCTAAAACCAATCTTGCATGGTGTGGATACGGATCTTTTCAGTCAGGGTGAGCCAGCAGATCTTCGCTTTGAACTTGGTATATCAGCATCAACGCCTCTCATTGGTTTTTTCGGTCGGTTTATGGGCCAGAAAGGTTTTCGTACTCTTGTGCATGCAATGTTGGCAATAAAGCAAGAAGGTATCGAACCCTTGCCCCGTGTGCTGACTTTTGGTTGGGGTGGTTTTATCCGGGAAGACTACGAGTACCTGACAAGTCTGGGATTGGCTGACGACTTCGTTCAAATGCCCGCAACAGACAATATGCCCTCGATGATAAAAGCGGTAGACATGGTCGTTATGCCCTCCCGTTGGGAGGCTTGTGGTTTGTTGGCTATGGAAGTGCTTTCTGCTGGCGTGCCGTTGATTTCGACTGATTGCATCGGCCTTCGAGAAGTCGTTGCAGGTTCGCCCACAAGGATTTTTCCGCCCGGGAGCGCTGAAGGTCTTTCTGTCGCCATAAAAGCAGAGATCGCTGCCCCGAGTAAAGATTATTTTTCGGACTATCAGCAAACTGCCATAGCCCGTTTTCACATTGGTCGCCCAGCGAGTGAGCTGCGTGCACTTTATGATGAGTTGGCCGGTCAAACTTCATGA